In a single window of the Papaver somniferum cultivar HN1 chromosome 8, ASM357369v1, whole genome shotgun sequence genome:
- the LOC113303615 gene encoding psbP domain-containing protein 5, chloroplastic-like, with amino-acid sequence MAAATALLCQPPSISKILTNPLNSRPQSTSFMNQKLCQNPEKSNKISCNYSKPTSENAFPMLNSVETTHLGKRELMLFGLSSSVSMFLSTPGSNAVVETEKEKMALFVDDINAYSFMYPLELPSKKFVFKWVESRKPERYSSAAPLSPDAKMRIVSERVDIIDNLIISVSIGPPNSQFIASADKKEWNAKDVADSVLSYKSALRVTSAERKAESQLLETRTSQIDGEPYWYYEYLVRKSPTNTVQESNIFRRYAAVTAERDGFLYSLNTSTLDKKWDIMGPVLEKTVSSFRLLPPTDNYVSPGQDPWRFW; translated from the exons atggCAGCAGCAACTGCTCTTCTCTGTCAACCTCCATCTATCTCTAAAATCCTTACAAATCCATTGAATTCCAG ACCCCAGAGCACTAGTTTTATGAACCAGAAACTATGTCAAAATCCAGAGAAATCCAATAAAATTTCTTGTAATTATTCAAAACCCACCTCAGAAAATGCATTTCCAATGCTAAATTCTGTGGAAACAACTCATTTGGGTAAAAGGGAATTAATGCTGTTTGGACTTTCATCTTCAGTATCTATGTTCTTATCAACTCCAG GTTCGAATGCTGTTGTTGAGACGGAGAAGGAGAAAATGGCTTTATTTGTTGATGATATAAATGCTTATTCATTTATGTACCCTCTTGAATTGCCATCAAAGAAGTTTGTCTTCAAATG GGTGGAATCCAGAAAGCCCGAGCGTTATTCATCAGCTGCACCACTATCTC CTGATGCGAAGATGCGAATTGTATCTGAGCGCGTTGACATAATTGATAACCTTATCATTTCTGTTTCG ATAGGTCCTCCGAATTCTCAGTTCATAGCATCTGCAGACAAGAAAGAATGGAATGCAAAAGATGTTGCTGATTCTGTTTTGTCATACAAATCTGCACTG CGAGTAACCTCAGCAGAGCGCAAGGCAGAGAGTCAACTTCTTGAGACTCGTACAAGCCAA ATTGATGGTGAACCTTATTGGTACTATGAATACCTTGTCCGGAAATCACCAACAAATACT GTTCAAGAATCAAACATATTCCGGCGCTATGCTGCTGTAACTGCAGAACGAGATG GTTTTTTATATTCATTGAACACGTCCACTCTCGATAAGAAGTGGGATATA ATGGGACCTGTTTTAGAGAAAACGGTGTCCTCATTCCGCCTTCTTCCTCCAACTGATAACTACGTTTCTCCAGGGCAAGATCCTTGGAGATTCTGGTGA
- the LOC113306261 gene encoding omega-hydroxypalmitate O-feruloyl transferase-like encodes MASWIQELQFPHLNIPVKHDHFHTVEPESPIPAAHGDCLYLSNLDDMIGARVFTPTLYFFEANNQTSNRTFEAKILRDALAKVLVPYYPFSGRLRETKNGKLEVFFGPKQGVLFVEASSEMEMSDLGNLTVPNPAWIPLIFRYPYEEAYKVIDMPLVIAQVTRFKCGGFSLGLRLCHCLCDGLGAMQFVSAWAATARSGSLVTDPTPCWDREFFRPSDPPKVQFRHVEFTKIDDSSSLTTTLWQTKAVQKCYRISDEFQTLIKSLAHPDDGQGCTAFDAMAAHVWRSWVRALDVKPLDYELRLTFSVNARQKLINPSLKEGFYGNVVCLACSTATVSQVIDGDLPETTQLVREARKGVTEEYVRSTIDYIEVDRPQRLEFAGKLMITQWTRFGMYESADFGWGLPIYAGPIDLTPTPQVCVFLPDSNESLGRSMVLCICLSESAAARFKEYLSEVLTLNL; translated from the coding sequence ATGGCTTCATGGATACAAGAGCTTCAATTCCCTCACCTAAATATCCCTGTAAAACATGATCATTTCCATACAGTGGAACCAGAATCTCCAATTCCTGCCGCTCATGGCGACTGTCTTTATCTATCCAATCTCGATGACATGATCGGAGCACGAGTTTTCACTCCGACGTTATACTTTTTCGAAGCCAACAATCAGACTTCCAATCGAACGTTTGAAGCCAAAATCTTGCGTGATGCTCTAGCCAAAGTTTTAGTCCCTTATTACCCATTTTCCGGGAGACTCAGAGAGACTAAAAATGGAAAACTGGAGGTGTTTTTCGGACCGAAACAAGGTGTGCTTTTCGTTGAAGCTTCTTCGGAGATGGAAATGTCAGATTTAGGAAACCTGACAGTGCCAAACCCGGCATGGATTCCTTTGATTTTCAGATATCCTTATGAAGAAGCATATAAGGTTATTGATATGCCACTGGTAATTGCACAAGTTACTAGATTCAAGTGTGGCGGATTTAGCCTAGGTTTACGCCTTTGCCACTGCCTCTGTGATGGCCTCGGAGCAATGCAGTTTGTCAGTGCATGGGCTGCCACAGCGCGGTCAGGTTCCCTTGTGACTGATCCTACACCATGTTGGGATCGCGAGTTTTTTCGGCCTAGTGATCCACCAAAAGTTCAGTTCCGGCACGTTGAGTTCACAAAAATAGACGACAGCTCAAGCCTTACAACGACACTGTGGCAGACGAAAGCCGTTCAGAAGTGCTACCGCATTTCAGATGAGTTTCAGACGCTAATTAAAAGCTTAGCTCATCCGGACGACGGGCAAGGTTGTACAGCTTTCGACGCAATGGCAGCTCATGTCTGGAGATCCTGGGTCAGAGCACTAGATGTAAAACCATTGGATTATGAACTAAGGCTTACATTTTCAGTAAATGCTCGACAGAAGCTTATTAATCCGTCATTAAAAGAAGGGTTTTACGGTAACGTGGTGTGTCTAGCTTGTTCTACAGCCACTGTTTCACAGGTCATAGATGGAGACTTACCGGAAACGACTCAATTGGTTCGTGAAGCTAGGAAAGGCGTAACCGAAGAATATGTAAGATCAACGATCGATTATATTGAAGTAGATAGACCACAAAGACTTGAATTTGCTGGTAAGTTAATGATTACACAATGGACTAGGTTTGGGATGTATGAATCTGCAGATTTTGGATGGGGTTTGCCCATTTACGCAGGACCTATTGATCTAACTCCAACACCACAAGTTTGCGTGTTCTTACCGGATAGTAACGAATCTCTTGGCCGTTCAATGGTGCTGTGTATTTGTTTATCTGAATCTGCTGCTGCTAGATTTAAAGAATATTTGTCTGAAGTTCTAACTCTAAATTTATAA
- the LOC113306262 gene encoding GDSL esterase/lipase At4g16230-like produces MGTKIWSYSYLCFLLKIFVLSALFRICLAYNDSESKPSAFFVFGDSLVDPGNNNRLDNIAKYNVWPNGIDFPGGIPTGRYTNGRTAVDFLAQGLGFKNFIPAYNNPATAGEIVFHGVNYASGGSGILDKSGYIFGQRICMNDQLANFAKTRQSITSSIGTHAATELFSKAIFAVGMGANDFLVNYYTPVLSILEQTLIAPEEFVDAMISEYRPQLTKLYEMGARKFVIQNVPPIGCVPLERDLNHLWVGDSCVTSMNDAAMLFNTKLKTLVSELNSNLVGSKFVYADLYYIASDIIENYQSYGLENYNSACCRQLGRYGGLGLRGPTEKVCSDRSKYFFWDAVHPTEAVNLIVAKRLLDGDSKDIYPINIRQLCIS; encoded by the exons ATGGGTACAAAGATTTGGTCATACAGTTATTTATGTTTTCTTCTTAAGATTTTTGTCTTAAGTGCTTTGTTTAGGATTTGCTTGGCATATAATGACAGTGAAAGTAAACCTTCAGCATTCTTTGTTTTTGGAGATTCTTTGGTTGATCCTGGAAACAATAACAGACTTGATAACATTGCAAAGTATAATGTCTGGCCAAACGGAATCGATTTTCCAGGCGGGATACCTACTGGACGATACACTAACGGAAGAACTGCTGTTGATTTTTTAG ctcAAGGTTTGGGTTTTAAGAATTTCATTCCAGCTTACAATAATCCAGCTACTGCCGGAGAAATTGTTTTTCATGGTGTCAATTATGCATCTGGTGGGAGTGGAATTCTTGACAAATCCGGTTACATCTTT GGACAAAGAATTTGTATGAACGATCAACTCGCTAACTTCGCGAAAACAAGGCAGT caataacCTCCAGTATAGGTACTCATGCCGCTACCGAGCTTTTCTCGAAAGCTATCTTCGCAGTTGGCATGGGTGCAAATGATTTTCTTGTCAACTACTACACTCCAGTTCTTTCAATACTTGAACAGACGTTAATTGCTCCAGAAGAATTTGTAGATGCAATGATCTCAGAATATAGACCTCAACTGACA AAATTGTATGAAATGGGTGCAAGAAAATTTGTCATTCAAAATGTTCCGCCCATTGGCTGCGTCCCATTAGAGAGAGACTTGAACCATCTATGGGTTGGGGATTCCTGCGTCACGTCCATGAACGACGCAGCAATGTTATTCAACACGAAACTGAAAACATTAGTATCCGAGTTGAACTCAAATCTTGTCGGATCGAAGTTTGTTTACGCAGATCTCTACTACATTGCTTCGGATATCATCGAAAATTATCAGTCTTACGGCTTAGAGAACTACAATTCTGCGTGTTGCCGTCAATTAGGCCGATACGGAGGATTGGGTTTGCGCGGTCCAACAGAGAAAGTTTGTTCAGACAGATCGAAATATTTTTTCTGGGATGCAGTTCATCCTACTGAGGCTGTCAACTTAATCGTTGCTAAACGATTGCTCGATGGCGATTCGAAAGACATTTACCCGATAAATATTCGCCAACTATGTATCAGTTAG